One Mycolicibacterium goodii genomic region harbors:
- a CDS encoding carbohydrate kinase family protein, with the protein MTIAVTGSIATDHLMKFPGKFSEQLLADHLQKVSLSFLVDDLVIHRGGVAGNMAYAIGVLGGDVALVGAVGKDFDDYRGWLTSHGVNCDSVLVSESSYTARFVCTTDEDMAQLASFYPGAMSEARNISLADVVAAHGKPELVIVGANDPDAMFGHTDECRKLGLPFAADPSQQLARLSGDEIRRLIDGATYLFTNDYEWDLLLQKSGWSEAEVMSQIELRVTTLGEKGVDLAGRDGTFIHVDVVPETHKADPTGIGDAFRAGFLTGRSAGLSLERSAQLASMVATLVLEAPGPQEWTWDRADAVRRLSDAYGAEAGTEIEQALNA; encoded by the coding sequence GTGACCATTGCAGTGACCGGATCCATCGCGACCGACCATCTGATGAAGTTTCCCGGCAAGTTCTCCGAACAACTGCTGGCGGACCATCTGCAGAAGGTGTCGCTGAGCTTCCTGGTCGACGACCTGGTCATCCACCGCGGCGGCGTCGCGGGCAACATGGCATACGCGATCGGTGTGCTCGGCGGCGACGTCGCACTGGTCGGCGCGGTGGGCAAGGACTTCGACGACTACCGCGGATGGCTCACCTCGCACGGCGTGAACTGCGACAGCGTGCTGGTGTCGGAGTCGTCCTACACGGCGCGCTTCGTGTGCACGACCGACGAGGACATGGCGCAGCTCGCGTCGTTCTACCCGGGTGCGATGTCCGAGGCCCGCAACATCTCGCTGGCCGACGTGGTCGCCGCGCACGGCAAGCCCGAACTGGTGATCGTCGGCGCCAACGATCCCGACGCGATGTTCGGACACACCGACGAGTGCCGCAAACTGGGCCTGCCGTTCGCCGCCGACCCGTCGCAGCAGTTGGCCCGACTGTCGGGCGACGAGATCCGCCGGCTCATCGACGGCGCCACCTACCTGTTCACCAACGACTACGAGTGGGACCTGCTGCTGCAGAAATCGGGCTGGTCGGAGGCCGAGGTGATGAGCCAGATCGAGCTGCGCGTCACCACCCTGGGCGAGAAGGGCGTGGACCTGGCGGGACGCGACGGCACCTTCATCCACGTCGACGTCGTCCCCGAGACCCACAAGGCCGATCCGACCGGCATCGGCGATGCGTTCCGCGCGGGCTTTCTCACCGGCCGCAGCGCAGGCCTGTCCCTGGAACGCTCCGCGCAGCTCGCGTCGATGGTCGCGACGCTCGTGCTGGAGGCGCCCGGCCCGCAGGAGTGGACGTGGGACCGCGCCGACGCGGTGCGTCGCCTCAGCGACGCCTACGGCGCCGAGGCCGGTACCGAGATCGAGCAGGCATTGAACGCCTGA
- the asnB gene encoding asparagine synthase (glutamine-hydrolyzing), with translation MCGLLALVADPSRANQDEGSPGTGSQLVNEVADAAHLMRHRGPDEPGTWPGPEDADAGPGHGVVLGFNRLSIIDIAHSHQPLRWGPAEAPGRYLLVFNGEIYNYLELREQLRSEFGAQFHTDGDSEAIVAAYHHWGVDALHRLRGMFAFAIWDTETRELFCARDPFGIKPLFMATGPGGTAVGSEKKCLLALADRLGLDTGIDERAVQHYTVLQYVPEPETLHRGIRRLESGSYARIRPGAAPEVTRYFVPKFAAVNFAEGSEQARYDEITAALEDSVAKHMRADVTVGAFLSGGIDSTAIAALAMRHNPRLITFTTGFEREGFSEIDVAVASAEAIGARHVAKVVSQAEFVEALPEIVWYLDEPVADPALVPLFFIAREARKHVKVVLSGEGADELFGGYTIYREPLSLKPFDYLPRPLRKSLGKASKPLPEGMRGKSLLHRGSLTLEERYYGNARSFSDDHLRAVLPRFRQEWTHTDVTAPVYAESQGWDPVARMQHVDLFTWLRGDILVKADKMTMANSLELRVPFLDPEVFAVASRLPVDQKITRATTKYALRRALEPIVPAHVLHRAKLGFPVPIRHWLRAGELMDWAYALIGSSGAGAYVDLAAVRAMLDEHRNGVSDHSRRLWTVLIFMLWHAIFVERSVTPQIKEPHYPVQL, from the coding sequence GTGTGTGGACTGCTTGCGCTGGTGGCCGACCCCTCCCGAGCTAACCAGGACGAGGGGTCCCCGGGCACCGGATCGCAGCTGGTCAACGAGGTTGCCGACGCAGCCCATCTGATGCGTCACCGCGGCCCCGACGAGCCGGGAACCTGGCCGGGTCCCGAGGACGCGGACGCCGGCCCCGGCCACGGGGTCGTACTGGGTTTCAACCGCTTGTCGATCATCGACATCGCGCACAGCCATCAGCCGCTGCGCTGGGGGCCGGCCGAGGCGCCGGGCCGCTATCTGCTGGTGTTCAACGGCGAGATCTACAACTACCTGGAACTGCGCGAGCAGCTGCGCAGTGAGTTCGGTGCGCAATTTCACACCGATGGGGACAGTGAGGCGATCGTCGCCGCCTATCACCACTGGGGCGTCGACGCGCTGCACCGCCTGCGCGGCATGTTCGCGTTCGCGATCTGGGACACCGAGACCCGTGAGCTGTTCTGCGCGCGTGACCCATTCGGCATCAAACCGCTGTTCATGGCGACGGGGCCCGGCGGCACCGCGGTGGGCAGCGAGAAGAAGTGCCTGCTCGCGCTGGCCGACCGCCTCGGTCTCGACACCGGCATCGACGAGCGGGCGGTGCAGCACTACACGGTGCTGCAGTACGTTCCCGAGCCCGAGACGCTGCACCGCGGCATCCGCAGACTCGAATCCGGCAGCTACGCGCGCATCCGCCCGGGTGCCGCGCCCGAGGTGACGCGGTACTTCGTCCCCAAGTTCGCCGCGGTGAACTTCGCCGAGGGCAGCGAGCAGGCCCGCTACGACGAGATCACCGCCGCGCTGGAGGATTCGGTCGCCAAGCACATGCGCGCCGACGTCACCGTCGGGGCGTTCCTGTCCGGCGGGATCGACTCGACGGCGATCGCGGCGCTCGCGATGCGGCACAACCCGCGCCTGATCACGTTCACCACGGGATTCGAGCGGGAGGGATTCTCCGAGATCGACGTGGCCGTGGCCTCGGCCGAGGCGATCGGCGCCCGCCATGTCGCGAAGGTGGTGAGCCAGGCAGAGTTCGTCGAGGCGCTGCCGGAGATCGTCTGGTATCTCGACGAACCGGTGGCCGACCCGGCGCTGGTGCCGCTGTTCTTCATCGCGCGCGAGGCGCGCAAGCACGTCAAGGTGGTGCTGTCCGGTGAGGGGGCCGACGAGTTGTTCGGCGGCTACACGATCTACCGCGAGCCGCTGTCGCTCAAGCCGTTCGACTACCTTCCCCGCCCGCTGCGCAAGTCGCTCGGCAAGGCGTCCAAGCCGCTGCCGGAGGGCATGCGCGGCAAGAGCCTGCTGCACCGTGGGTCGTTGACGCTCGAAGAGCGGTACTACGGCAATGCGCGCAGCTTCTCCGACGACCATCTGCGCGCGGTGCTACCGCGGTTCCGTCAGGAGTGGACCCACACCGACGTCACGGCCCCCGTCTATGCCGAGTCGCAGGGGTGGGATCCGGTCGCGCGCATGCAGCACGTCGACCTGTTCACGTGGCTGCGTGGCGACATCCTGGTCAAGGCCGACAAGATGACGATGGCCAACTCCCTGGAACTGCGGGTGCCGTTCCTTGACCCCGAGGTGTTCGCGGTTGCCTCGCGCCTGCCGGTCGACCAGAAGATCACCCGGGCCACCACCAAGTACGCGTTGCGCCGTGCGCTGGAGCCCATCGTGCCTGCGCACGTGTTGCACCGGGCCAAGCTGGGTTTCCCGGTGCCGATCCGGCACTGGCTGCGCGCCGGTGAGCTCATGGATTGGGCGTATGCGTTGATCGGCTCGTCAGGCGCGGGGGCGTATGTCGATCTGGCGGCCGTGCGCGCGATGCTCGACGAGCATCGCAACGGCGTCAGCGATCACAGCCGCCGGCTGTGGACCGTGCTGATCTTCATGCTGTGGCACGCCATCTTCGTCGAGCGCAGCGTCACGCCGCAGATCAAGGAGCCGCACTACCCGGTGCAGCTCTGA
- the qcrC gene encoding cytochrome bc1 complex diheme cytochrome c subunit — protein sequence MTSKSRRRLRRRLSAGLLLLIGLAVAGGVAATLTPQPQVAVADESQSALLRTGKQLFETSCVSCHGANLQGVPDRGPSLIGAGEAAVYFQVSTGRMPAMRGEAQAPSKPEHFDEAQIDALGAYVQANGGGPTVPRDDHGAVAEQSLIGSDVARGGDLFRLNCASCHNFTGKGGALSSGKYAPDLGDANPAQIYTAMLTGPQNMPKFSDRQLTPDEKRDIVAYVRESAETPSYGGYGLGGFGPAPEGMAMWIIGMVAAIGVAMWIGSRA from the coding sequence ATGACCAGCAAGTCGCGCCGTCGGCTACGCCGGCGATTGTCAGCAGGCCTACTGCTGCTGATCGGTCTGGCAGTCGCAGGTGGTGTTGCGGCCACGCTGACGCCGCAGCCACAGGTTGCCGTCGCCGACGAGTCGCAGTCGGCGCTGTTGCGGACCGGCAAGCAGCTTTTCGAGACGTCCTGTGTGTCGTGCCACGGCGCGAACCTGCAGGGCGTTCCTGATCGTGGTCCCAGCCTGATCGGCGCCGGCGAGGCCGCGGTGTACTTCCAGGTCTCGACCGGTCGTATGCCCGCCATGCGCGGCGAGGCCCAGGCGCCGTCCAAGCCGGAGCACTTCGACGAGGCACAGATCGACGCCCTCGGTGCCTATGTGCAGGCCAACGGTGGCGGCCCCACCGTGCCCCGTGACGACCACGGCGCCGTCGCAGAGCAGTCGCTGATCGGTTCGGACGTCGCGCGCGGTGGTGACCTGTTCCGTCTCAACTGCGCGTCGTGCCACAACTTCACCGGTAAGGGCGGCGCGCTGTCCTCCGGCAAGTACGCACCCGACCTCGGCGATGCCAACCCGGCCCAGATCTACACCGCGATGCTGACGGGCCCGCAGAACATGCCGAAGTTCTCCGACCGGCAACTCACGCCGGACGAGAAGCGTGACATCGTCGCCTACGTCCGCGAATCGGCCGAGACCCCCAGCTACGGCGGTTACGGCCTCGGCGGCTTCGGCCCCGCTCCCGAGGGCATGGCGATGTGGATTATCGGAATGGTGGCCGCCATCGGCGTGGCCATGTGGATCGGATCGCGAGCATGA
- a CDS encoding MmpS family transport accessory protein: MSGPNPTEPDANGSDLPDQQPGKHAVPEEPTQVAGTDPETGETEFYSQAYSAPESEQYTAGPYVPADLALYDYDSYDPASELVEAPPPRWPWVVGVTAIIAAIALVASVALLVARDDETSNLATPRPSTTTPSAPPVQDEITTTTPPPPPPPPSEELPPPPPPETVTITEPPPPPAAPPPSSEPPPPPATTTTAPPPTTTTPAGPRQVTYSVTGTKAPGDIITITYVDGNGNRRTLRNVYIPWTFTMTPISNSDVGSVEASSLFLVSRLNCSITASDGTVLSSNANNSAQTAC; this comes from the coding sequence ATGAGCGGGCCGAATCCCACGGAACCGGATGCGAATGGTTCGGATCTGCCGGATCAGCAACCCGGAAAGCACGCTGTACCTGAGGAACCCACTCAGGTGGCCGGTACCGACCCGGAAACCGGGGAGACCGAGTTCTACTCGCAGGCGTACTCCGCGCCCGAGTCGGAACAGTACACCGCTGGTCCGTACGTGCCGGCCGACCTGGCGCTCTACGACTACGACAGCTACGACCCGGCCTCCGAACTGGTCGAGGCACCGCCGCCGCGCTGGCCGTGGGTGGTCGGTGTCACCGCCATCATCGCCGCGATCGCACTCGTGGCGTCGGTAGCGCTGCTCGTCGCCCGTGACGACGAGACCAGCAATCTGGCCACGCCGCGGCCGAGCACCACGACGCCGTCGGCGCCGCCGGTGCAGGACGAGATCACCACGACGACACCGCCGCCCCCGCCACCACCTCCGTCAGAAGAGCTTCCTCCGCCGCCTCCGCCCGAGACGGTGACGATCACCGAGCCGCCGCCGCCCCCCGCAGCGCCGCCGCCCAGCTCGGAACCCCCGCCGCCGCCTGCGACGACCACCACGGCGCCTCCGCCCACGACCACGACGCCGGCCGGTCCGCGGCAGGTCACCTACTCGGTGACGGGCACGAAGGCGCCGGGCGACATCATCACCATCACGTACGTGGACGGCAACGGTAATCGTCGTACGCTCCGCAATGTGTACATCCCATGGACTTTCACGATGACGCCCATCTCCAACTCGGATGTCGGTTCGGTCGAGGCCTCCAGCCTGTTCCTGGTGAGCCGGCTCAACTGCTCGATCACCGCGAGTGATGGAACCGTGCTGTCCTCCAACGCGAACAACTCGGCGCAGACCGCCTGCTGA
- a CDS encoding DUF2561 family protein: MTSPFAELNTTDRVLAGASAVAWLAALGAGVAALVALVDLGRGHTQTVESAETPWLLYTVIGISVVVIAASIPLLLRARAQADNPPPARNSGARREPVAPRRVGYPAPTYRQDAVATALVEKVWLRFVLSVTCAIGVAAAIIGLGTYLLATDHDVAAWCAYGLAGVVTVGMVALPVIASRELGRSAA, translated from the coding sequence ATGACGAGTCCATTCGCGGAGCTGAACACCACCGACCGTGTCCTGGCGGGTGCCTCTGCCGTGGCCTGGCTCGCCGCACTCGGAGCGGGTGTGGCGGCGCTGGTGGCCCTCGTCGACCTCGGCCGTGGCCACACGCAGACCGTCGAATCCGCCGAGACCCCGTGGCTGCTGTACACCGTCATCGGGATCTCGGTGGTCGTGATCGCCGCGTCGATCCCGCTGCTCCTGCGTGCCAGGGCCCAGGCCGACAACCCTCCACCGGCCCGCAATTCCGGTGCCCGCAGAGAGCCCGTCGCGCCGCGCCGGGTGGGCTATCCCGCGCCGACCTACCGGCAGGACGCCGTGGCCACCGCGCTCGTGGAGAAGGTCTGGCTGCGGTTCGTGTTGTCGGTGACCTGTGCGATCGGCGTCGCCGCCGCGATCATCGGCCTCGGAACCTACCTGCTGGCCACCGATCATGACGTCGCGGCATGGTGCGCCTACGGTCTGGCGGGCGTCGTCACGGTCGGCATGGTCGCCCTGCCCGTCATCGCCAGCCGCGAGCTCGGCCGCTCGGCCGCTTAG
- a CDS encoding Rv0361 family membrane protein — MTGSYQYPESVPPQQYPEQIPSAYPGLLPPPVPYPKRRRWPKILAALLAVAVVAAVATVIFQATRSSTAESGVVTEAQAKDAIQEYLSALIDADDQTVAKHTMCGLFDAVRDRKADLAVASLAGDTFRKQFSNVEVTSIDKIVPWSTTQAQVLFTMRVAPASGSSRGQRPPAEEQQGVAQLLVDKTHGGEDVLVCSYVLRTGGQY; from the coding sequence ATGACTGGTTCCTACCAGTACCCCGAATCCGTTCCGCCCCAACAGTATCCGGAGCAGATTCCGTCCGCGTACCCCGGTTTGCTGCCGCCGCCGGTGCCCTATCCGAAGCGGCGTCGCTGGCCCAAGATCCTCGCCGCGCTGCTCGCGGTCGCCGTGGTCGCAGCAGTGGCGACAGTGATTTTCCAGGCGACACGCAGTTCCACGGCCGAGTCCGGCGTGGTGACCGAGGCGCAGGCCAAGGACGCGATCCAGGAGTACCTGTCGGCGCTGATCGACGCCGACGATCAGACGGTCGCCAAACACACGATGTGCGGGCTGTTCGACGCGGTGCGTGACCGCAAGGCCGATCTCGCGGTGGCCAGCCTCGCTGGCGATACGTTCCGCAAGCAGTTCAGCAATGTCGAGGTGACGAGCATCGACAAGATCGTGCCGTGGTCGACCACGCAGGCCCAGGTGCTGTTCACGATGCGCGTGGCGCCGGCGAGTGGCTCGTCACGCGGGCAGCGCCCGCCTGCCGAGGAGCAGCAGGGCGTGGCCCAGTTGCTCGTCGACAAGACGCATGGTGGAGAAGACGTGCTGGTGTGCTCGTACGTCCTACGCACAGGCGGCCAGTACTAG
- the qcrB gene encoding cytochrome bc1 complex cytochrome b subunit, with translation MSPDFAKIAAAQGDAIDSRYHPSAAVRRQLNKVFPTHWSFLLGEIALYSFIILLITGVWLTLFFDPSMAHVTYDGVYQPLRGVQMSRAYETALDISFEVRGGLFVRQVHHWAALMFAASIMVHLARIFFTGAFRRPREANWVIGSLLLILAMFEGFFGYSLPDDLLSGTGIRAALSGITMGIPVIGTWMHWALFGGDFPGEILIPRLYALHILLLPGLILALIGAHLALVWFQKHTQFPGPGRTETNVVGVRVMPVFAVKSGAFFAMITGVLGLMGGLLTINPIWNLGPYKPSQVSAGSQPDFYMMWTDGLIRLWPAWEFYPFGYTIPQGVWVAAAMGLVFALLIAYPFIEKKVTGDDAHHNLLQRPRDVPVRTAIGAMAISLYLLLTFACMNDIIALKFHISLNATTWIGRIGMVVLPAIVYFVAYRWAISLQRSDRAVLEHGVETGIIKRLPHGAYVELHQPLGPVDEHGHPIPLEYQGAPLPKRMNKLGSGGAPGTGSFLFPDPAVEHEALTEAAHASEHKALTALKEHQDRIHGNGETNGHH, from the coding sequence ATGAGCCCTGACTTCGCGAAGATCGCAGCCGCACAAGGCGATGCGATCGACTCGCGCTACCACCCGTCGGCGGCCGTGCGTCGCCAGCTGAACAAGGTGTTCCCCACCCACTGGTCCTTCCTGCTGGGTGAGATCGCGCTGTACAGCTTCATCATCCTGCTGATCACCGGTGTGTGGCTGACGCTGTTCTTCGATCCGTCGATGGCCCACGTCACCTACGACGGTGTGTACCAGCCACTTCGCGGCGTGCAGATGTCCCGGGCGTACGAGACGGCGCTGGACATCAGCTTCGAGGTGCGCGGCGGCCTGTTCGTCCGCCAGGTCCACCACTGGGCGGCACTGATGTTCGCGGCGTCGATCATGGTGCACCTTGCCCGCATCTTCTTCACCGGCGCATTCCGGCGCCCGCGTGAGGCGAACTGGGTCATCGGCTCGCTGCTGCTGATCCTGGCGATGTTCGAGGGCTTCTTCGGTTACTCGCTGCCGGACGACCTGCTGTCCGGCACCGGTATCCGCGCCGCCCTGTCCGGCATCACGATGGGTATCCCCGTCATCGGAACCTGGATGCACTGGGCGCTGTTCGGCGGTGACTTCCCCGGCGAGATCCTGATCCCGCGCCTGTACGCGCTGCACATCCTGCTGCTGCCGGGTCTGATCCTGGCCCTCATCGGTGCTCACCTGGCGCTGGTGTGGTTCCAGAAGCACACGCAGTTCCCCGGCCCTGGCCGCACCGAGACCAACGTCGTCGGCGTGCGCGTCATGCCGGTGTTCGCGGTCAAGTCGGGTGCGTTCTTCGCGATGATCACCGGCGTCCTCGGCCTCATGGGCGGTCTGCTGACGATCAACCCGATCTGGAACCTAGGCCCGTACAAGCCTTCTCAGGTGTCTGCGGGCAGCCAGCCGGACTTCTACATGATGTGGACCGACGGCCTGATCCGCCTGTGGCCGGCGTGGGAGTTCTACCCGTTCGGCTACACGATCCCGCAGGGCGTGTGGGTCGCGGCGGCCATGGGCCTGGTGTTCGCGCTGCTGATCGCCTACCCGTTCATCGAGAAGAAGGTGACCGGCGACGACGCGCACCACAACCTGCTGCAGCGTCCGCGTGACGTTCCGGTGCGTACCGCGATCGGTGCGATGGCCATCTCGCTCTACCTGCTGCTGACGTTCGCCTGCATGAACGACATCATCGCGCTGAAGTTCCACATCTCGCTCAACGCGACCACGTGGATCGGCCGTATCGGCATGGTGGTGCTGCCTGCCATCGTGTACTTCGTCGCCTACCGGTGGGCCATCTCCCTGCAGCGCAGTGACCGCGCGGTGCTTGAGCACGGTGTCGAGACCGGCATCATCAAGCGGCTCCCGCACGGCGCCTACGTCGAGCTGCACCAGCCGCTGGGACCGGTCGACGAGCACGGCCACCCGATTCCGTTGGAGTACCAGGGCGCTCCGCTGCCCAAGCGGATGAACAAGCTGGGCTCCGGCGGTGCACCCGGCACCGGCAGCTTCCTGTTCCCCGATCCCGCGGTGGAGCACGAAGCGCTCACCGAGGCCGCACATGCGTCCGAGCACAAGGCGCTCACGGCGCTCAAGGAGCACCAGGATCGCATCCACGGCAACGGGGAGACCAACGGTCACCACTGA
- the ctaC gene encoding aa3-type cytochrome oxidase subunit II — translation MTPRGFRVVALSIVLGGSALLLSGCSWSDALALGWPTGITPEAKLNRELWIGSVIASFAVGAIVWGLIFWTSAFHRKKATDTELPRQFGYNMPLELTLTVIPFLIISVLFYFTVVVQERMMHKDPNPEVVIDVTAFQWNWKFGYQKIAYADGTFNYDGADPERKAAMTSRPEGKDEHGIERVGPIRGMTPDDRTYLNFDKIETLGTSSEIPVLVLPAGKRIEFVLNSADVIHGFWVPEFLFKRDVLPEPKANNSDNIFQVSEIQQTGAFVGRCTEMCGTFHAMMNFEVRVVEPNDFKAYIDQRNAGKTNAEALAAINQPPLAITTKPFDTRRGEMAPQASK, via the coding sequence GTGACACCTCGCGGGTTCCGGGTGGTGGCGTTGTCTATTGTCCTGGGTGGCTCTGCGCTACTGCTGAGCGGCTGCAGCTGGTCTGACGCCCTCGCACTGGGCTGGCCAACCGGCATCACCCCAGAGGCCAAACTCAATCGGGAGCTGTGGATCGGTTCCGTGATTGCGTCGTTCGCCGTGGGGGCGATCGTCTGGGGGCTCATCTTCTGGACGAGCGCGTTCCACCGCAAGAAGGCGACCGACACGGAGCTGCCGCGTCAGTTCGGCTACAACATGCCGCTCGAGCTGACGCTCACGGTCATCCCGTTCCTCATCATCTCGGTGCTGTTCTACTTCACCGTGGTCGTGCAGGAACGCATGATGCACAAGGACCCCAATCCCGAGGTCGTCATCGACGTGACCGCCTTCCAGTGGAACTGGAAATTCGGCTACCAGAAGATCGCCTACGCCGACGGCACCTTCAACTACGACGGTGCCGATCCCGAGCGCAAGGCCGCCATGACCTCCAGGCCCGAAGGTAAGGACGAGCACGGCATCGAACGGGTCGGTCCCATCCGTGGCATGACCCCCGACGACCGCACCTACCTGAACTTCGACAAGATCGAGACGCTCGGCACGTCGTCGGAGATCCCGGTGCTGGTGCTGCCCGCGGGCAAGCGCATCGAGTTCGTGCTGAACTCGGCCGATGTCATCCACGGCTTCTGGGTTCCTGAGTTCCTGTTCAAGCGCGACGTGCTGCCCGAGCCGAAGGCCAACAACTCGGACAACATCTTCCAGGTCAGCGAGATCCAGCAGACCGGTGCGTTCGTCGGGCGCTGCACCGAGATGTGCGGCACCTTCCACGCGATGATGAACTTCGAGGTCCGCGTCGTGGAGCCCAACGACTTCAAGGCCTACATCGATCAGCGCAACGCCGGTAAGACCAACGCCGAGGCGCTGGCCGCGATCAACCAGCCGCCGCTGGCGATCACGACCAAGCCGTTCGATACCCGACGCGGTGAAATGGCACCGCAGGCGAGCAAGTAG
- a CDS encoding cytochrome c oxidase subunit 4 encodes MHIEARLFEILTAFFALAAVVYAVLTAMFATGGVEWAGTTALVLTTGLTLITGTFFRFVARRLDTRPEDYEDAEISDGAGELGFFAPHSWWPILISLSFSTAAVGTALWLPWLMAAGVAFVLVSAAGLVFEYYWGPEKH; translated from the coding sequence ATGCATATTGAAGCTCGGCTGTTCGAGATCCTGACCGCTTTCTTCGCGCTGGCCGCGGTGGTGTACGCGGTGCTCACCGCGATGTTCGCCACCGGCGGCGTGGAGTGGGCCGGCACCACCGCACTGGTGCTCACCACCGGTCTGACCCTGATCACCGGCACGTTCTTCCGGTTCGTGGCCCGTCGTCTCGACACCCGGCCCGAGGACTACGAGGACGCCGAGATCAGCGACGGTGCCGGTGAACTGGGCTTCTTCGCGCCGCACAGCTGGTGGCCGATCCTGATCTCGCTGTCGTTCTCGACCGCGGCCGTCGGCACCGCGCTGTGGCTGCCGTGGCTCATGGCGGCGGGCGTCGCCTTTGTGCTGGTTTCCGCGGCCGGCCTGGTGTTCGAGTACTACTGGGGCCCGGAGAAGCACTGA
- the qcrA gene encoding cytochrome bc1 complex Rieske iron-sulfur subunit — protein MSQDSPDIKGTDAPGQTGVPGQPTDAELAEMSREELVQLGGKIDGVETIFKESRWPVPGTKAEKRAERLVAYWLMLGGVSGLALLLVFLFWPWEYKPFGSEGEFLYSLATPLYGLTFGLSVLAIGIGAVLFQKRFIPEEISVQDRHDGRSPEVHRKTVAANLTDALEGSTLKRRKLIGLSLGIGLGAFGAGTLVAFIGGLIKNPWKPVVPTAEGKKAVLWTSGWTPRFKGETIYLARATGRPGSSPFVKMRPEDIDAGGMETVFPWRESDGDGTTVESEHKLTEIAMGVRNPVMLIRIKPADMSRVVKRKGQESFNFGELFAYTKVCSHLGCPSSLYEQQTYRILCPCHQSQFDALHFAKPIFGPAARALAQLPITIDEDGYLVANGDFIEPVGPAFWERRS, from the coding sequence ATGAGTCAAGACAGCCCAGACATCAAGGGCACTGACGCGCCGGGTCAGACCGGAGTGCCCGGCCAGCCCACCGACGCCGAACTGGCGGAAATGTCGCGTGAGGAACTGGTCCAACTCGGCGGCAAGATCGATGGCGTCGAGACCATCTTCAAGGAATCGCGTTGGCCGGTTCCCGGCACCAAGGCCGAGAAGCGCGCCGAGCGGCTGGTCGCGTACTGGCTCATGCTCGGCGGGGTGTCGGGCCTGGCGCTGCTGCTGGTGTTCCTTTTCTGGCCGTGGGAGTACAAGCCGTTCGGTTCCGAGGGTGAGTTCCTCTACTCCCTGGCGACGCCGCTGTACGGCCTGACCTTCGGCCTTTCGGTCCTGGCGATCGGCATCGGCGCGGTGCTGTTCCAGAAGAGGTTCATCCCCGAGGAGATCTCGGTTCAGGACCGCCACGACGGACGCTCCCCCGAGGTGCACCGCAAGACCGTCGCGGCCAACCTCACCGATGCGCTCGAAGGCTCGACCCTCAAGCGCCGCAAGCTGATCGGCTTGTCGCTCGGTATCGGCCTCGGCGCGTTCGGTGCGGGCACCCTCGTCGCGTTCATCGGCGGCCTCATCAAGAACCCGTGGAAGCCCGTGGTTCCCACGGCCGAGGGCAAGAAGGCCGTGCTGTGGACCTCCGGATGGACGCCGCGCTTCAAGGGCGAGACAATCTACCTGGCCCGCGCCACCGGCCGTCCCGGCTCGTCGCCGTTCGTCAAGATGCGCCCCGAGGACATCGATGCGGGCGGTATGGAGACGGTGTTCCCGTGGCGTGAGTCCGACGGCGACGGCACCACCGTCGAGTCGGAGCACAAGCTGACCGAGATCGCCATGGGCGTTCGCAACCCGGTCATGCTCATCCGTATCAAACCGGCCGACATGTCCCGTGTGGTCAAGCGCAAGGGTCAGGAGAGCTTCAACTTCGGCGAGCTCTTCGCGTACACCAAGGTCTGCTCGCACCTGGGCTGCCCGTCCTCGCTGTACGAGCAGCAGACCTACCGCATCCTGTGCCCCTGCCACCAGTCGCAGTTCGACGCCTTGCATTTCGCAAAGCCCATATTCGGTCCGGCTGCGCGCGCGTTGGCGCAGCTGCCCATCACCATCGACGAAGACGGGTACCTGGTTGCCAACGGTGACTTCATCGAGCCCGTCGGACCGGCATTCTGGGAGCGCAGATCATGA